One segment of Clostridium ljungdahlii DSM 13528 DNA contains the following:
- a CDS encoding HAD-IIA family hydrolase: MIFDAFDAFLFDLDGVIYIGNKPLPEAVESLEILRKNQKAIRFLTNNPCTTRKKIAKRLNALGIEANSNEVITSGWVTAQYLQNKNINNVFVLGDENLKWECHQVGINTNDIADAEAVVIGWDDDLRFHDIKKAVQLINNGAKFIGTNSDNNFPSTDGPSPAVGSIVKAVQVAVEKKPLIIGKPHSYMFKKALDNLKTSSKVVMIGDNPYTDILGAHQAGISAILVSSEKTNKFPSARDFHNADATIANLKGLFDNNVTIKKWSSPHFPWPNDGVKAGVAGIIFDKSQRVLLMKRTDNGLWGIPSGHVEPGETVEEAIIREINEETGLKVKVNRLIGIYSDPVSQVFSYPSGKVNHFITTCFECEVVGGKLIKEGEETLDVDYFDFNYLPKNLLPMHPRWLKDALEKERVSYIR; this comes from the coding sequence ATGATATTTGATGCATTTGATGCATTTCTATTTGATTTAGATGGAGTAATTTATATAGGAAATAAGCCTCTTCCAGAAGCAGTAGAATCTCTTGAAATACTTCGTAAAAATCAGAAAGCAATTCGATTTTTAACAAATAATCCATGCACAACTCGTAAAAAAATAGCAAAACGATTAAATGCACTTGGAATAGAAGCAAATAGTAATGAAGTGATTACATCAGGCTGGGTGACCGCTCAGTATTTACAAAATAAGAATATAAATAATGTATTTGTTCTTGGTGATGAAAACTTAAAATGGGAATGTCATCAGGTAGGCATTAATACTAATGATATAGCTGATGCAGAAGCAGTTGTTATAGGTTGGGATGATGATTTACGCTTCCATGATATTAAAAAAGCAGTGCAATTAATTAATAACGGTGCAAAATTTATAGGCACAAACAGTGATAATAATTTTCCAAGTACAGATGGTCCATCACCTGCAGTTGGGTCAATTGTGAAAGCTGTTCAAGTAGCAGTAGAGAAAAAACCTTTAATTATAGGAAAGCCACATTCATATATGTTTAAAAAAGCTCTAGATAATTTAAAAACATCATCTAAAGTAGTAATGATAGGTGATAATCCCTATACAGATATTTTAGGGGCGCATCAGGCAGGAATATCAGCTATTTTAGTATCAAGTGAAAAAACAAACAAATTTCCATCTGCTAGGGATTTTCATAATGCTGATGCTACTATTGCAAACCTAAAAGGTTTATTTGACAATAATGTAACCATAAAAAAATGGAGTTCTCCTCATTTTCCATGGCCTAACGATGGTGTTAAGGCAGGAGTTGCCGGTATTATATTTGATAAATCTCAAAGGGTTCTTTTGATGAAACGTACTGACAATGGATTATGGGGAATCCCTTCAGGTCATGTTGAACCTGGAGAAACTGTAGAAGAAGCAATTATAAGAGAAATTAATGAAGAGACTGGTTTAAAAGTTAAAGTAAATCGATTAATTGGCATATATTCTGATCCTGTTTCACAAGTTTTTTCATATCCAAGTGGAAAAGTTAATCATTTTATTACAACTTGTTTTGAATGTGAAGTTGTAGGTGGTAAATTAATTAAAGAAGGAGAAGAAACCTTAGATGTAGATTACTTCGATTTTAATTATTTACCAAAAAATCTTTTACCAATGCATCCAAGATGGCTTAAAGATGCCTTAGAAAAAGAAAGAGTTTCATATATACGTTAA
- a CDS encoding LrgB family protein, whose product MKELLCSSAFFGVLVSIIGYEIGLFLYQKFRKPILNPLLISIVFVMAILVIFKVDYKSYNDEAKYLSYLLTPATVCLAIPLYQQLELLKSNIKAIMVGVLSGVISSLGSIYLFSMLFRFTHEQYVTLLPKSITTAIGMGISEELGGNVTITVAVIIITGIFGSMLAEVVCKIFRINEPIAQGIAIGTASHAIGTSKAMEMGKVEGAMSSVAIVVSGLLTVIGASIFANFM is encoded by the coding sequence TTGAAAGAATTATTATGCAGTTCGGCATTTTTTGGAGTATTGGTTAGTATTATTGGGTATGAAATAGGATTATTTCTTTATCAAAAGTTTCGTAAGCCAATTTTAAATCCATTACTTATTTCGATTGTATTTGTAATGGCTATTTTAGTTATTTTTAAAGTAGACTATAAAAGTTATAATGATGAAGCAAAATATTTGAGTTATTTGTTAACTCCCGCTACGGTATGTCTGGCAATACCACTATATCAACAACTTGAATTACTAAAAAGCAATATAAAAGCTATTATGGTAGGAGTTTTATCAGGAGTAATATCAAGTCTTGGGAGTATATATTTGTTTTCCATGCTTTTCCGATTTACACATGAACAGTATGTAACATTATTACCAAAGTCTATTACTACTGCAATTGGTATGGGTATTTCAGAGGAGTTAGGTGGAAATGTAACAATTACAGTAGCAGTTATTATTATTACAGGAATATTTGGAAGCATGCTTGCTGAAGTAGTTTGCAAGATATTTCGCATTAATGAACCAATTGCCCAAGGAATTGCTATTGGAACTGCTTCTCATGCTATTGGAACATCAAAAGCAATGGAAATGGGAAAAGTTGAAGGAGCCATGAGTAGTGTGGCTATAGTAGTATCTGGTTTGCTAACAGTAATTGGTGCATCAATATTTGCTAATTTCATGTAG
- a CDS encoding CidA/LrgA family protein, producing the protein MKYIWQFGIIMTVTFIGEVLKYIIPLPIPASIYGLILMLFALKKNIIPIEEVKETGNFLIEIMPLMFIPAAAGLLVSWKALKDICIPVIVSTILITVIVMVIAGKVTQLMIRVERRSKS; encoded by the coding sequence ATGAAGTATATTTGGCAATTTGGAATTATTATGACAGTTACCTTTATTGGAGAGGTGTTAAAATATATCATTCCTTTACCTATTCCTGCAAGCATATATGGTTTGATTCTTATGCTTTTTGCATTAAAGAAAAATATAATTCCCATTGAAGAAGTAAAAGAAACTGGAAATTTTTTAATAGAAATTATGCCGCTAATGTTTATACCTGCCGCGGCTGGTTTATTAGTTTCATGGAAAGCACTAAAGGATATATGTATTCCCGTTATCGTCAGTACGATATTAATTACAGTAATTGTGATGGTAATCGCAGGAAAAGTTACACAGCTTATGATTAGAGTTGAGAGAAGGAGCAAAAGTTGA
- a CDS encoding MATE family efflux transporter: MNLNNEKLKMMRDEKISKVLLKMGIPTMIGMMVSALYNVVDAYFVGGLGTSQMGAVSITFPIAQVIVGLGMTFGNGAASYISRLLGEENEIKANETASTALVSSLIVGIISIAVSLCFLDNILIGLGATKTILPYAREFAVIYITGSILNIFSVTMNNIVTSEGMAKLTMTSMLLSGIFNIILNPILIYSLGFGIKGSAISTVISQALASILYIWYMLNKKGSLRFSIYNFRFDSTIFIQIFKVGIPILVYQLLSSASMGLSNTAARSYGDSAVAAIGVVTRIMALGSYVVFGFMKGYQPVAGYNYGAKNYDRLNEATKVSLKWATIFCTVIALILIMVPDQIVSLFSKNDAVLINIGGRALRANGIIFILFGFEQVYMCLFLALGMGKEGGILSISRQGMFFIPAILVMPQFLGIEGVIWAQPAADLLTVILTALFMLGVNKKLNNFMNQKEYLN; the protein is encoded by the coding sequence TTGAATTTGAATAATGAAAAACTTAAAATGATGCGTGATGAGAAAATCTCTAAAGTATTATTGAAAATGGGTATACCTACCATGATAGGCATGATGGTTTCTGCACTTTACAATGTTGTGGACGCTTACTTTGTGGGTGGCCTTGGAACCAGCCAGATGGGGGCGGTGTCCATTACATTTCCTATTGCGCAGGTTATAGTAGGACTTGGTATGACATTTGGTAATGGCGCTGCATCTTATATTTCCAGGCTTCTTGGTGAGGAAAATGAAATTAAGGCAAATGAAACAGCTTCTACTGCACTGGTTTCCAGTTTAATTGTGGGTATTATTTCCATAGCTGTATCTCTGTGTTTTCTTGATAATATATTGATAGGTCTTGGAGCTACAAAAACAATATTACCCTATGCAAGAGAATTTGCAGTTATATACATTACAGGTTCAATTTTAAATATATTTAGTGTAACTATGAACAATATTGTAACATCTGAGGGAATGGCAAAACTAACAATGACTTCTATGCTGCTCAGTGGTATTTTTAATATTATATTAAACCCAATCTTAATATATTCTTTAGGTTTTGGAATCAAGGGGTCAGCTATCTCAACTGTTATATCACAAGCTTTAGCTTCTATTTTATATATCTGGTATATGTTAAATAAAAAAGGTAGTCTGAGGTTTTCTATATACAACTTTAGATTTGATAGTACGATTTTTATTCAAATTTTTAAAGTGGGAATTCCAATTTTGGTCTATCAACTTCTATCAAGTGCTTCAATGGGACTTTCCAATACTGCTGCAAGAAGTTATGGTGATTCAGCGGTAGCAGCCATCGGAGTGGTAACTCGTATTATGGCACTTGGAAGCTATGTTGTGTTTGGATTTATGAAGGGCTATCAGCCGGTTGCAGGATACAATTATGGTGCAAAAAACTATGATCGGTTAAATGAAGCCACAAAAGTATCACTTAAGTGGGCAACGATATTCTGTACTGTAATTGCACTTATTCTGATTATGGTTCCTGATCAGATCGTGTCACTGTTTTCTAAAAATGATGCAGTGCTCATTAATATAGGAGGCAGGGCACTTAGGGCAAATGGAATTATATTTATTTTGTTTGGATTTGAACAGGTATATATGTGCTTATTTCTTGCTCTTGGAATGGGAAAAGAAGGCGGAATTCTCAGTATTAGCCGTCAAGGAATGTTTTTTATCCCGGCTATTTTGGTTATGCCGCAATTTTTGGGGATTGAAGGCGTAATTTGGGCACAGCCTGCAGCAGATTTACTAACTGTTATTTTAACAGCACTATTTATGCTTGGGGTAAACAAGAAATTGAATAATTTTATGAATCAAAAAGAATATTTGAATTAG
- a CDS encoding MarR family winged helix-turn-helix transcriptional regulator, whose amino-acid sequence MLLRLGVKLSELDKQTNYYGTDTPLFYAEIHMIRAIKENEGIHVSGLAEKLGVTKGAVSQIIMRLQKKGMIIKEVDPRNSSRLNLRLTPKGETANMYHKKIHNNFDDIVNDILKDASDTEKSFLKNFLNSLEEKIDTFDKRKKQ is encoded by the coding sequence ATGCTTTTAAGATTAGGTGTAAAGCTTTCTGAGCTTGATAAACAAACTAATTATTATGGAACAGATACTCCTCTTTTTTACGCTGAAATTCATATGATCAGAGCTATAAAAGAAAATGAAGGTATTCATGTTAGTGGTCTTGCAGAAAAACTGGGAGTGACAAAAGGAGCAGTTTCCCAAATAATCATGAGACTTCAAAAAAAGGGTATGATAATTAAAGAAGTTGATCCTCGTAATTCTTCAAGGTTGAATCTCCGTTTAACACCAAAAGGCGAAACAGCCAATATGTACCATAAAAAAATTCATAATAATTTTGATGACATTGTTAATGATATTTTAAAGGATGCTTCCGATACAGAAAAGTCTTTCTTGAAAAATTTTTTAAATTCTCTTGAAGAAAAGATTGATACTTTTGACAAAAGGAAAAAACAATAA
- a CDS encoding LysR family transcriptional regulator: MKKLFQIMNYVYEVYKCGSFSKASKNLHMTQPALSIAIRKLEQEIGQPLFQRKTSPLKLTDAGRIYMEKVEKIISMEQECTDYFQNLNEVKVGKVTIGGAIISMTYLLPELIVGFFYQYPGIEIAAKEASLPVLKSMLADGNIDLILDTNWFEEDIFQSIPLFTNQVLLAIPLNLSVDRKIFACGMTSEEIRSNKHLSQNQPAIDLYNMGNLPFLLLEPTNEIFGRSKAIFNYYHIEPLVKMSFNQQMTSFEFASKGLGAVFISDTLVKCSPNAQNLRFYKLNCPMPKREVSIAYSKKIYVTKATQRFIDYTTEFYKRKINH; the protein is encoded by the coding sequence GTGAAGAAATTGTTTCAAATCATGAATTATGTTTATGAAGTATATAAGTGTGGAAGCTTCTCAAAGGCATCAAAAAACTTGCATATGACGCAACCAGCCTTGAGTATTGCAATTCGTAAACTGGAACAAGAAATTGGTCAACCTTTATTTCAGCGAAAAACATCACCACTTAAGTTAACTGATGCAGGACGCATATATATGGAGAAAGTGGAAAAAATTATATCAATGGAACAAGAATGCACTGATTACTTTCAAAACTTAAATGAGGTCAAAGTTGGAAAAGTTACAATTGGTGGTGCTATTATATCTATGACCTACTTACTTCCTGAACTTATTGTTGGTTTTTTTTATCAATATCCAGGAATTGAAATTGCTGCAAAAGAAGCATCTCTTCCAGTACTTAAAAGTATGCTAGCAGATGGAAACATTGATTTAATTTTAGACACTAATTGGTTTGAAGAAGACATCTTTCAATCCATTCCTTTATTTACAAACCAAGTTTTACTTGCCATACCTTTGAATCTTTCTGTAGATAGAAAAATTTTTGCTTGCGGCATGACATCCGAAGAAATCAGATCAAACAAACATCTTTCTCAGAATCAACCAGCCATTGACCTATATAATATGGGGAATCTTCCTTTTCTTTTGCTAGAGCCAACAAATGAAATTTTCGGAAGGTCAAAGGCAATTTTTAATTATTATCATATTGAACCATTAGTAAAGATGTCATTTAATCAACAGATGACTTCCTTTGAATTTGCTTCAAAGGGGCTTGGAGCCGTTTTTATTTCGGATACCCTTGTCAAGTGTTCCCCTAATGCACAAAATCTTCGCTTTTATAAACTTAACTGCCCCATGCCAAAACGGGAAGTCTCCATTGCCTATAGCAAAAAGATTTATGTTACCAAAGCAACTCAGCGTTTTATTGATTACACTACTGAATTTTATAAAAGGAAAATTAACCATTGA
- a CDS encoding winged helix-turn-helix transcriptional regulator: MVPPKTEYSLTELGKTFVSIVKSLCKWGEDYFKCNYSIIIKRNIL, translated from the coding sequence GTGGTTCCTCCTAAGACAGAATACTCACTTACTGAACTCGGTAAGACATTTGTTTCTATAGTAAAATCTCTTTGTAAATGGGGCGAAGACTACTTCAAATGCAATTACAGCATCATTATTAAACGTAATATTTTATAA